Proteins found in one Sporosarcina jeotgali genomic segment:
- the glnA gene encoding type I glutamate--ammonia ligase: protein MRNTTKDDIRKYVIEDNVNFIRLQFTDILGMIKNVEIPISQLEKALDNKMMFDGSSIEGFVRIEESDMYLIPDLNTWMVFPWPSGTGKVARLICDVSLANGEPFPGDPRGNLKRILGEMEAMGFTDFNLGPEPEFFLFKLDSNGEPTMELNDHGDYFDFAPLDLGENCRRDIVLELEALGFEVEASHHEAAPGQHEIDFKYADALTACDNIQTFKLVVKTIARKHGLHATFMPKPIFGVNGSGMHCNISLFKDGENAFFDENGERKLSETAYQFMAGVLDHVEGFTAITNPTVNSYKRLVPGYEAPCYIAWSAQNRSPLIRIPASRGLSTRIEVRSVDSVANPYLALAAILKSGLDGIQRDLDPGKPCDRNIYEMNAAELENEGIVTLPTDLDHALLALGEDSIIQDALGAHIYANYKEAKQREWDSYRITVHPWEIERYMKMY, encoded by the coding sequence ATGAGGAATACAACAAAAGACGACATTCGAAAATATGTGATAGAGGATAATGTGAATTTCATCCGTTTGCAATTTACTGACATTCTCGGAATGATCAAGAACGTTGAAATTCCTATCAGCCAGCTTGAAAAAGCACTCGATAATAAAATGATGTTTGATGGTTCATCCATTGAAGGCTTTGTAAGAATTGAAGAATCGGATATGTACTTAATTCCCGATTTAAACACTTGGATGGTCTTCCCTTGGCCTTCAGGCACAGGAAAAGTAGCGCGTCTCATATGTGACGTATCTCTTGCGAATGGAGAACCTTTCCCGGGTGATCCAAGGGGTAACTTAAAACGAATTCTAGGCGAAATGGAAGCAATGGGATTCACCGACTTCAATTTAGGGCCTGAACCAGAATTCTTCCTATTTAAATTAGATAGTAACGGTGAACCAACAATGGAATTGAATGACCATGGGGATTATTTCGATTTCGCTCCACTCGATCTTGGTGAAAACTGCAGACGGGATATTGTCCTTGAATTGGAAGCGCTGGGATTTGAAGTGGAAGCTTCTCATCACGAGGCGGCTCCTGGACAGCATGAAATCGATTTTAAATATGCAGACGCATTAACAGCTTGTGACAATATCCAGACATTCAAACTTGTTGTGAAAACAATCGCCCGGAAACACGGTCTGCATGCAACGTTCATGCCAAAACCAATCTTTGGTGTCAATGGTTCAGGCATGCATTGCAATATCTCACTGTTTAAAGATGGCGAGAACGCATTTTTCGATGAAAACGGAGAGCGCAAATTAAGTGAAACTGCATATCAGTTCATGGCAGGTGTTCTTGACCATGTTGAAGGATTCACAGCAATTACAAATCCTACAGTCAACTCATACAAACGTCTTGTCCCAGGTTATGAAGCGCCTTGCTACATTGCATGGTCTGCACAAAACCGTAGCCCGCTGATCCGAATACCCGCATCACGGGGCTTGAGTACACGAATCGAAGTACGCTCAGTCGATTCTGTTGCCAACCCTTATCTAGCACTCGCTGCAATTCTTAAGTCTGGACTTGACGGAATACAACGTGACCTCGATCCCGGTAAACCTTGTGATCGCAATATTTATGAGATGAATGCTGCCGAATTAGAAAATGAAGGCATTGTCACGCTGCCGACTGACCTCGATCATGCATTGCTGGCACTCGGAGAAGATTCGATCATTCAAGATGCATTAGGAGCACATATTTACGCCAACTACAAAGAAGCAAAACAACGAGAATGGGACAGCTACCGAATTACAGTGCATCCTTGGGAAATTGAACGCTATATGAAGATGTACTAA
- the opp3C gene encoding oligopeptide ABC transporter permease — translation MKKDLEQLPQDQFERIEIDSSHAERIEKPSLSFWQDAWLRLRKNKAAIVSMIVLVLLVIMALVGPHLNGHDGAEQNLRHANLPPKMPGIEKLGIMDGVGNLSGNKVDLYAMKKVDEYYWFGTDGLGRDLFTRLWEGTQISLLIAFVAALIDLVIGVLYGGISGYFGGRTDDIMQRIVEILIGIPTLIVVILMIMLMEPGIGAIIIAISITGWIGMSRIVRAQILKFKNQEFVLAARTLGTNDSRIIGKHLMPNVLGIIVINTMFTIPNAIFFEAFLSFIGIGLQPPAASLGTLINDGYKVMEFQPYVLLFPSIVISVLMIAFNLIGDGLRDALDPKMKD, via the coding sequence ATGAAAAAAGATCTCGAACAGCTGCCTCAAGATCAATTTGAACGTATTGAAATCGATAGTTCTCATGCTGAACGTATTGAGAAACCAAGTTTAAGTTTCTGGCAAGATGCTTGGCTGCGCCTCCGCAAAAATAAGGCGGCAATCGTTAGTATGATCGTACTTGTATTACTAGTAATCATGGCGTTAGTCGGACCCCATCTGAATGGCCATGACGGTGCGGAACAAAACTTAAGACACGCAAATCTTCCACCTAAAATGCCTGGAATTGAAAAATTGGGGATTATGGATGGTGTAGGTAATTTAAGCGGTAATAAAGTCGATTTGTATGCAATGAAAAAAGTGGATGAGTATTATTGGTTCGGAACAGACGGGCTAGGCCGCGACTTATTTACGCGGCTTTGGGAAGGTACTCAAATTTCACTGCTCATTGCATTTGTTGCAGCTCTAATTGACTTAGTGATCGGGGTATTATACGGAGGAATTTCCGGATACTTCGGCGGTCGGACAGATGATATTATGCAGCGTATTGTAGAGATTTTGATTGGTATACCAACACTGATTGTAGTAATACTCATGATCATGCTGATGGAGCCGGGTATAGGGGCCATCATTATTGCCATCTCTATTACAGGATGGATCGGAATGTCTCGTATTGTACGTGCTCAAATTTTGAAATTTAAAAACCAAGAATTCGTACTAGCAGCTCGTACATTAGGAACAAACGACTCTAGAATAATTGGCAAACACTTAATGCCAAACGTATTGGGCATTATCGTGATAAATACAATGTTTACAATTCCAAACGCAATTTTCTTTGAAGCGTTTCTAAGTTTCATTGGAATCGGGCTGCAGCCGCCAGCAGCGTCACTGGGTACACTCATTAATGATGGATATAAAGTTATGGAATTCCAACCATACGTATTGTTGTTCCCATCCATCGTTATTAGTGTCTTGATGATTGCCTTCAACTTGATTGGTGACGGTTTACGTGATGCACTCGATCCGAAAATGAAAGACTGA
- a CDS encoding ABC transporter ATP-binding protein, with protein MSKILQVKDLELSFHTFAGEVKAIRGVNFDLNKGETLAIVGESGSGKSVTTKSIMRLLPESSSEFKNGEILFDGKDLTKLPEREMQKIRGKDISMIFQDPMTSLNPTMTIGKQIMEPILKHQKVSKAKARKVAIELLNMVGIPNAENRYKMYPHQFSGGQRQRIVIATALACNPQILIADEPTTALDVTIQAQILELMKDIQKKIDTSIIFITHDLGVVANVADRVAVMYGGMIVEIGTVDEIFYNPQHPYTWGLLSSMPSMDLNEEKLYAIPGTPPDLLNPPKGDAFALRSEYALKIDMEQPPPFFQVSDTHYAATWLLHPQAPQVEPPAGIIERMRTFPGSRYYEATGGRA; from the coding sequence ATGAGTAAAATATTACAAGTTAAAGATTTAGAGCTTTCCTTCCATACGTTTGCTGGTGAAGTGAAAGCGATTCGCGGAGTGAATTTCGATTTAAATAAAGGGGAGACACTTGCAATTGTTGGTGAGTCGGGATCGGGTAAGTCGGTTACGACAAAGTCAATCATGCGTTTGCTGCCTGAATCAAGTTCTGAATTTAAAAACGGAGAAATTCTTTTTGATGGCAAAGATTTGACGAAGCTGCCAGAAAGAGAGATGCAAAAAATCCGTGGTAAAGATATTTCAATGATCTTCCAGGATCCAATGACTTCATTGAATCCAACGATGACGATTGGTAAACAAATTATGGAACCGATTTTAAAACACCAAAAAGTGAGCAAAGCGAAAGCGCGTAAAGTGGCGATTGAATTGCTCAACATGGTCGGGATTCCAAATGCAGAAAACCGTTACAAAATGTACCCTCACCAATTTTCAGGCGGGCAGCGTCAGCGTATCGTTATTGCAACGGCGCTGGCATGCAATCCGCAGATTCTAATTGCGGATGAGCCGACTACGGCATTGGACGTTACGATTCAAGCTCAAATTTTAGAGCTGATGAAAGATATTCAAAAGAAAATTGATACGTCAATTATCTTCATTACACACGATTTGGGTGTAGTTGCAAACGTCGCAGATCGTGTTGCTGTTATGTACGGCGGAATGATTGTTGAAATCGGCACAGTCGATGAAATCTTCTACAATCCGCAGCATCCTTATACATGGGGGCTATTAAGTTCTATGCCTTCTATGGATCTAAACGAAGAAAAACTGTATGCTATTCCGGGCACACCGCCTGATTTGTTGAATCCTCCTAAAGGGGATGCATTTGCTCTTCGCAGTGAGTATGCGCTGAAGATTGATATGGAACAGCCGCCTCCATTTTTCCAAGTGAGTGATACGCACTATGCGGCAACTTGGTTATTGCATCCGCAAGCACCTCAAGTGGAGCCGCCGGCAGGAATTATTGAGCGTATGCGTACTTTCCCAGGCAGCAGATACTATGAAGCAACAGGAGGGCGTGCGTAA
- a CDS encoding DUF948 domain-containing protein, producing MSLTGIGVLLIGAAFLILAIYIARVLNGVAGTLGGVNKTLDQLPDQLDGILGETGQLIRHSNDTLSDVNEKLGNLTPVFEVVGDVGNTTRNLTASLHNATDAGKRKVDGLDEETRNKSIGGLYGTAALGYFAVRKGKAMKKSSSYLRPGTMLNEGQHRANDIQRMKAEAAAAAKSGKYVKNDL from the coding sequence ATGAGTTTAACTGGAATTGGAGTACTCTTAATAGGGGCTGCCTTTCTTATTCTTGCGATTTACATAGCTCGCGTATTAAATGGGGTAGCTGGCACACTCGGCGGTGTGAACAAAACGCTTGATCAGCTCCCAGATCAATTGGATGGAATCCTGGGAGAAACTGGACAACTGATCCGGCATTCCAATGATACGCTGTCTGATGTGAATGAGAAGTTAGGGAATTTGACACCGGTGTTTGAAGTAGTGGGGGATGTCGGAAATACGACACGTAACTTAACCGCTTCACTGCATAACGCAACGGATGCGGGAAAACGTAAAGTAGATGGGCTGGACGAGGAAACTCGTAACAAATCCATTGGCGGTCTATATGGAACGGCAGCTTTAGGATACTTTGCCGTACGTAAAGGCAAAGCAATGAAAAAATCATCAAGTTATCTTCGCCCGGGAACGATGCTAAATGAAGGTCAGCATCGTGCCAATGATATTCAGAGGATGAAAGCGGAGGCAGCAGCTGCTGCAAAGTCCGGTAAGTATGTGAAAAACGACTTATAA
- a CDS encoding ABC transporter ATP-binding protein, whose protein sequence is MSDVLLEVKNLKQYFNQGKPSEVRAIDDISFSINRGETFGLVGESGCGKSTTGRTIIRLYDATDGEVLFNGVNVQDKKSKAGNKDFNRKMQMIFQDPYASLNPRMKVMDIIAEGIDNNGLAKSKKERKEKVISLLETVGLNREHAERYPHEFSGGQRQRIGIARALAVDPEFIIADEPISALDVSIQAQVVNLLKDLQEERGLTYLFIAHDLSMVKYISDRIGVMYFGKLVEMASADELYRNPMHAYTKSLLSAIPLPDPIYERSRVRTPYNPKDHNYGPDVHVEFREIAPEHFVLCSDKEFEEMKKSYVPKDI, encoded by the coding sequence ATGTCTGATGTATTATTAGAAGTTAAAAATCTAAAACAATATTTCAATCAAGGAAAGCCGTCCGAAGTCCGCGCGATTGACGACATCAGCTTCTCGATTAACCGAGGCGAGACGTTCGGCCTTGTTGGAGAATCGGGTTGCGGTAAATCTACGACAGGACGGACAATTATCCGGCTCTATGATGCAACAGATGGAGAAGTGCTTTTTAACGGAGTGAATGTCCAAGATAAGAAATCAAAAGCCGGAAACAAGGATTTCAACCGAAAAATGCAGATGATTTTCCAGGATCCCTATGCGTCATTGAATCCTCGAATGAAAGTTATGGATATTATTGCTGAAGGGATCGATAATAACGGTCTTGCAAAATCTAAAAAAGAGCGTAAAGAAAAAGTAATCTCCCTGCTTGAAACTGTTGGACTGAATCGCGAGCACGCCGAACGTTATCCGCACGAATTCTCCGGCGGTCAGCGCCAGAGAATCGGGATTGCACGTGCACTTGCTGTTGATCCTGAATTCATCATTGCGGATGAGCCGATTTCCGCTTTGGATGTATCCATTCAGGCCCAAGTCGTTAACTTGCTTAAAGACTTGCAAGAAGAACGCGGACTGACGTATTTGTTCATCGCGCACGATTTATCGATGGTGAAATACATTTCTGACCGTATTGGCGTTATGTATTTTGGGAAACTCGTTGAGATGGCGTCTGCGGATGAGCTGTACCGCAATCCGATGCATGCATATACGAAGTCACTGCTTTCAGCAATTCCGCTTCCAGACCCAATCTACGAGCGTTCACGCGTACGTACTCCATACAATCCAAAAGATCATAACTATGGACCAGATGTGCACGTGGAGTTCCGTGAAATCGCTCCTGAACACTTCGTTCTTTGCTCTGACAAGGAATTCGAAGAAATGAAAAAGAGCTACGTACCAAAAGACATTTAA
- a CDS encoding DUF948 domain-containing protein — protein sequence MEILLYVSAAIAALSLLLIAIFVITTLKSAKATMNEVSETLTSMQGKLNGITDQANELLENTNRITEDVERKLHSLNSVSKTAEKLDDSTVHMNKSFQSLSEQISTPDPKHKDLMQKANTITGIAASIYFRAKREKAKQTKASYTSTQGKQNTGRTDLLPSPQKRLPEPQQKN from the coding sequence ATGGAAATTCTTTTGTATGTAAGTGCAGCAATTGCCGCACTATCACTTCTTCTCATCGCAATATTTGTGATTACTACTTTAAAAAGTGCTAAAGCAACGATGAATGAAGTGTCCGAAACATTAACAAGTATGCAGGGAAAGTTGAACGGCATTACCGATCAAGCAAACGAACTACTCGAAAATACCAATCGTATTACAGAAGATGTAGAGCGTAAATTGCACTCATTGAATAGTGTTTCAAAGACAGCTGAAAAATTGGACGATTCAACGGTACATATGAATAAGTCGTTTCAATCGCTGTCTGAACAAATCAGCACACCTGATCCAAAACACAAAGACTTGATGCAGAAAGCGAATACCATCACTGGAATCGCTGCCAGTATTTATTTCCGAGCAAAACGTGAAAAAGCAAAACAAACGAAAGCTTCTTATACTTCCACTCAGGGCAAGCAAAACACAGGGAGAACAGATTTACTTCCCTCTCCTCAAAAGAGATTGCCTGAACCGCAGCAAAAAAACTAA
- a CDS encoding DUF3899 domain-containing protein: MKKVTLLFLFGQLIIFILCFALSDGITLLAYINNSFYVGGLLLFVGGIVYIFRTGSFDFFNSSMRKVLSFKHTKEDLESMRSPSEVFSMSPRILFLTGIPIFIMMFIAMGFYYS; the protein is encoded by the coding sequence TTGAAAAAAGTCACACTGTTATTTTTATTTGGTCAACTTATTATTTTCATTCTATGTTTTGCTTTAAGTGACGGAATAACATTGTTAGCGTATATTAATAATTCATTTTACGTTGGCGGTCTGCTGCTCTTTGTAGGAGGAATTGTCTATATTTTCCGTACTGGTTCATTTGATTTTTTCAATAGCAGTATGAGAAAAGTATTGTCCTTCAAGCATACGAAGGAAGATTTGGAGTCCATGCGCTCCCCTTCTGAAGTATTTTCCATGAGCCCAAGAATATTGTTCCTTACTGGAATTCCAATTTTCATCATGATGTTCATTGCTATGGGTTTCTACTATAGTTGA
- a CDS encoding IS1182 family transposase, with product MFKEYNMNQLILPLDMEMKLQKDDIAYAVNELVESIPGEAFTGFLRETGCPAYHPRMMMKILLCAYTQSVFSGRKIEGLLKDSVRMMWLAQGYEPTYRTINRFRVHPEVKELLRQCFVQFRCRLVEEKQIEEEAIFIDGTKLEANANKYTFVWRKAVERYSASLVEKSNQMYEELLEKNIIPEIERESSDELTTNELSNILNKLEDTVQTYDEKIEESDDTEVRKELRSQRKEPKQYRKKFQDFLQRKEKYRIDMAIFGDRNSYSKTDHDATFMRMKEDHMSNGQLKAGYNVQVATEGQYALAYDIYPNPTDTRTLIPFLNLIEKDYFELPEYIVADAGYGSEQNYGDILENRKRTPLITYNQYRKEKTKKYKEDPFNTMNWAYDEEADSYTCPNGRRLGFSHFSKRTDKYGFTREYKAYECDDCSDCPLRSLCTKAQEGNNRKLYINEKWEMHKTIIRAKLSEEKTGSLYGQRKIDVEPVFGFLKANLAFTRFSVRGNDKVKNELGFAFMAVNLRKYTAINNIQASENGKNTRKKASAHQKSVNTRFFCFNLTGCVPASF from the coding sequence ATGTTTAAAGAGTATAACATGAATCAACTAATTTTGCCGCTCGATATGGAAATGAAGCTACAGAAAGATGATATTGCCTACGCTGTGAATGAGCTCGTGGAGTCGATCCCCGGAGAAGCCTTCACAGGCTTTTTGCGTGAAACCGGCTGCCCTGCCTATCATCCGCGCATGATGATGAAGATTTTGCTCTGCGCTTACACCCAGTCCGTGTTTTCTGGCAGAAAGATTGAAGGGCTTTTGAAAGACAGTGTCCGGATGATGTGGCTGGCTCAGGGATATGAACCAACCTATCGTACGATCAATCGCTTCCGGGTCCACCCCGAAGTGAAAGAGCTTCTTCGCCAATGCTTTGTACAATTCCGCTGCCGACTCGTAGAAGAAAAGCAAATCGAAGAAGAAGCCATCTTCATAGACGGGACTAAACTCGAAGCCAATGCTAACAAGTACACCTTCGTCTGGCGTAAAGCCGTTGAAAGATACAGTGCGAGCCTGGTCGAAAAATCGAATCAGATGTATGAGGAGCTTTTGGAAAAGAACATCATACCGGAGATCGAACGAGAAAGTTCGGACGAGCTTACCACGAACGAACTGTCCAACATCCTCAACAAGCTGGAAGATACGGTACAGACCTACGATGAAAAAATTGAAGAAAGCGACGATACAGAAGTTCGAAAAGAGCTGCGGTCGCAACGCAAGGAACCAAAACAGTATCGAAAAAAGTTCCAGGATTTTTTACAACGCAAAGAGAAATACCGGATCGACATGGCGATTTTTGGAGACCGTAACAGCTATTCCAAGACGGATCATGACGCCACCTTCATGAGGATGAAGGAGGATCATATGAGTAATGGCCAGCTCAAGGCAGGCTACAATGTGCAAGTGGCAACCGAAGGACAGTATGCGCTTGCTTACGATATCTACCCAAACCCAACGGATACACGAACACTCATCCCGTTTCTTAATCTCATCGAGAAAGACTATTTCGAGCTGCCGGAGTACATAGTCGCAGATGCTGGTTATGGCAGTGAACAGAACTATGGAGATATCCTTGAAAACAGAAAGCGTACACCATTGATCACCTATAATCAGTATCGGAAGGAAAAGACAAAGAAATACAAAGAAGATCCGTTCAACACAATGAACTGGGCTTATGATGAGGAAGCGGATTCCTACACTTGTCCGAATGGCCGCAGGCTAGGATTTAGCCATTTTTCAAAACGAACCGACAAATACGGATTCACACGCGAATACAAAGCGTATGAATGCGACGATTGTTCCGATTGCCCATTGCGCTCCCTTTGTACGAAAGCGCAGGAAGGCAACAACCGGAAATTGTATATCAATGAAAAATGGGAAATGCATAAAACAATCATTCGAGCGAAGCTTTCAGAAGAGAAAACAGGTTCACTCTACGGTCAACGGAAAATCGACGTAGAACCAGTTTTTGGATTTCTGAAGGCGAATTTGGCGTTCACTCGTTTCTCTGTGCGGGGAAATGATAAGGTGAAAAATGAACTGGGCTTCGCATTCATGGCCGTGAATTTGAGGAAATACACGGCCATAAACAACATTCAGGCATCAGAAAACGGAAAGAATACGAGAAAAAAAGCGAGTGCTCACCAAAAATCGGTGAACACTCGCTTTTTTTGCTTCAATCTGACTGGTTGTGTCCCAGCCTCTTTTTAA
- a CDS encoding DUF948 domain-containing protein, which yields MDWMGIGVLVIGIAFAVLVVILIKPLKKLGDVMENLKQTTEKLPNVMDDVTGQAQLVLNTSNETIGNVNQQVNEITPLFKIVGDTGEAARSLTQSALIKTNTLKENTADAANLTRREKYQGLYGFLSFLFYLQQNKKEVKAEAEFLKK from the coding sequence ATGGATTGGATGGGTATCGGTGTATTGGTCATCGGAATCGCCTTTGCAGTGTTAGTAGTGATTCTGATTAAACCTCTCAAGAAACTTGGAGACGTAATGGAGAATTTAAAACAAACCACTGAAAAGTTGCCAAATGTTATGGATGACGTAACCGGACAAGCACAGCTCGTATTAAATACAAGCAACGAAACAATTGGAAACGTGAATCAGCAAGTGAACGAAATCACACCTCTTTTCAAAATCGTTGGAGATACTGGTGAAGCTGCTCGCTCCCTCACACAAAGCGCATTAATTAAAACGAATACGCTGAAAGAGAATACAGCAGACGCAGCCAACTTAACACGACGTGAAAAGTATCAAGGGCTTTACGGCTTCTTGTCATTCCTCTTCTATCTTCAGCAAAACAAGAAGGAAGTAAAAGCAGAAGCTGAATTTCTAAAGAAGTAA
- the opp3b gene encoding oligopeptide ABC transporter permease, translated as MVKYVGKRIIYMFITMFLIATATFFLMQTLPGSPIASYSKLTETQKQNVEKKYGIDKPKPVQYAIYMKNLAKGDLGTSFAFKNKSVNDLLASRIKPSFILGAQAMVFGTIIGILLGMIAALKQNTFWDYGSTFFAILGISIPSFVFATMLQYYIASQWHLLPVGLWNDGWKSSILPSIALAMGPLALSARFIRTEMIEVMGSDYITLAKAKGANGFEIAFKHAFRNALIPLITVLGPVAAGLVTGSLVVEQIFAIPGIGEQFVSSIMVNDFATIMGTTLFFSAFLIVVIFIVDILYGVIDPRIRLSGGKA; from the coding sequence ATGGTTAAATATGTCGGAAAACGAATTATCTATATGTTTATAACAATGTTTCTAATTGCGACTGCAACATTTTTCTTAATGCAAACATTACCGGGTTCGCCAATTGCTTCGTATAGCAAATTGACTGAAACTCAGAAACAAAATGTTGAGAAGAAGTATGGTATTGATAAGCCGAAACCAGTTCAATACGCAATCTATATGAAGAACTTGGCTAAAGGTGATTTAGGGACCTCGTTTGCATTTAAGAATAAAAGTGTAAATGACCTTCTTGCTTCACGCATTAAGCCTTCCTTTATACTTGGAGCCCAGGCGATGGTCTTCGGTACGATAATCGGGATATTGCTTGGTATGATTGCGGCATTAAAACAAAATACTTTCTGGGATTATGGGAGCACGTTCTTTGCGATATTAGGAATCTCGATTCCTTCATTCGTTTTTGCAACGATGCTACAATATTACATTGCTTCACAGTGGCACCTTTTACCGGTTGGACTATGGAATGACGGCTGGAAATCGAGTATTCTTCCATCAATCGCATTGGCAATGGGACCACTTGCATTGTCTGCCCGTTTCATCCGTACAGAAATGATTGAAGTTATGGGATCTGATTACATTACTCTTGCGAAAGCAAAAGGTGCAAACGGATTTGAAATCGCATTTAAACACGCATTCCGAAATGCATTGATCCCATTGATTACTGTTTTAGGACCGGTTGCAGCAGGGCTGGTTACAGGTTCACTCGTAGTTGAGCAAATATTCGCGATTCCTGGAATCGGTGAGCAGTTTGTTTCTTCAATCATGGTGAACGACTTTGCAACAATTATGGGTACAACCTTATTCTTCTCAGCATTCCTAATTGTTGTTATTTTCATCGTGGATATTTTATATGGAGTCATTGACCCTCGTATCCGCTTGTCTGGAGGGAAAGCATAA
- a CDS encoding peptide ABC transporter substrate-binding protein: MKNTKWLLLMALTLVLSIFLAACGGTDDKKEDTTKDDGKDENATETPAKEDGEPDAEQILNLAESAAIPSVDSAIVEDAVGFNVLNNVNEGLYRLDQENKAIPAMASEEATESEDGLTYTFKLRDAKWSDGTPVTAEDFVFAWQRAIDPATGSPYGPFMMSGTVKNATAISEGKMDKKELGIVAKDEKTLEVTLERPVPYFLSLMSFGTFYPQKEAFVTEKGDAYATNSDNLLYNGPFTLTDWDGTGGSWVYKKNDEYWDAENVKLTQINVNVVQDSATAVKLYKDGKLDRAGVSGDLAMQYSTDEEAVLQPETSVFYMKFNQEKGGKETPLANENIRKAIAKSFQKEDLADVVLANGSLPANFLVPKDFAYDEDGKDFRELSGDHLEYNAEEAKDLWAAGLKELGVDSLELEILGGDTDLSKKMDEYFKSQLETNLEGLTIKLKEVPFAVRLELDGNQDYDIQISGWGPDFQDPISFLDLFVTDGTNNLMSYSNPEYDKLIADSKGDLALKPAERYEAFAKAEKILLDEDAAIAPIYQRGLIFLEKPYFKGLVSHPFGADYSFKWAYISGKE, from the coding sequence TTGAAGAACACGAAATGGTTGTTACTAATGGCACTGACATTAGTACTAAGTATCTTCCTTGCTGCTTGTGGCGGTACGGATGATAAAAAAGAAGATACAACTAAAGATGACGGCAAAGATGAGAATGCAACTGAAACACCAGCAAAGGAAGACGGTGAGCCGGACGCTGAGCAGATTTTGAACTTAGCTGAATCTGCTGCAATCCCTTCTGTTGACTCAGCAATCGTTGAAGATGCAGTCGGATTCAACGTATTGAATAACGTTAACGAAGGTCTTTACCGTTTAGACCAAGAAAACAAGGCTATTCCAGCAATGGCTTCTGAAGAAGCAACTGAAAGTGAAGATGGACTTACGTATACGTTCAAACTTCGTGATGCAAAATGGTCTGATGGAACACCAGTAACAGCTGAAGATTTCGTATTTGCTTGGCAGCGTGCTATCGATCCTGCAACTGGATCACCTTACGGACCATTCATGATGTCTGGTACTGTTAAGAACGCTACAGCAATCAGTGAAGGCAAAATGGATAAGAAAGAACTTGGAATCGTTGCGAAAGATGAAAAGACTTTGGAAGTTACACTTGAGCGTCCAGTTCCTTATTTCCTTTCATTGATGTCATTCGGAACATTCTACCCGCAAAAAGAAGCATTCGTAACTGAAAAAGGCGATGCATATGCTACAAACTCTGATAACCTTCTTTATAACGGACCATTCACACTTACTGACTGGGACGGAACTGGCGGAAGCTGGGTTTACAAGAAGAATGATGAGTATTGGGATGCAGAGAACGTAAAGCTTACACAAATCAATGTAAACGTTGTTCAAGATTCAGCAACTGCTGTTAAACTTTACAAAGATGGAAAGCTTGACCGCGCTGGAGTATCTGGCGACTTGGCAATGCAGTATTCTACAGATGAAGAGGCTGTCCTTCAACCGGAAACTTCTGTATTCTACATGAAGTTCAACCAAGAAAAAGGCGGTAAAGAAACACCGCTTGCTAACGAAAACATCCGTAAGGCAATCGCAAAATCATTCCAAAAAGAAGACCTTGCTGACGTTGTTCTTGCTAACGGATCACTTCCTGCAAACTTCCTAGTACCAAAAGATTTCGCATACGATGAAGATGGTAAAGACTTCCGCGAACTAAGTGGAGATCACTTAGAATACAATGCAGAAGAAGCAAAAGATCTATGGGCAGCAGGATTGAAAGAACTTGGAGTTGACTCTCTCGAACTTGAAATCTTAGGCGGAGATACTGACCTTTCTAAGAAAATGGACGAGTACTTCAAATCACAGCTTGAAACAAATCTTGAAGGCTTGACTATCAAGCTTAAAGAAGTTCCTTTCGCAGTTCGTCTTGAACTTGACGGTAACCAAGACTATGATATTCAAATTTCTGGTTGGGGCCCTGACTTCCAAGACCCAATTTCATTCCTAGACTTGTTCGTTACTGATGGAACTAACAACTTAATGTCATACTCAAACCCAGAATATGACAAGTTGATTGCTGATTCAAAAGGAGATCTTGCTTTGAAGCCAGCAGAGCGTTATGAAGCTTTTGCAAAAGCTGAAAAAATCCTTCTTGATGAGGATGCGGCAATTGCACCGATTTATCAGCGTGGATTAATTTTCCTTGAAAAACCATACTTCAAAGGTTTAGTAAGTCACCCATTCGGTGCTGACTATAGCTTCAAGTGGGCTTATATTTCAGGTAAAGAATAA